The proteins below come from a single Microbacterium sp. SLBN-154 genomic window:
- a CDS encoding Lrp/AsnC family transcriptional regulator, whose product MTGGEAHGPGTRLDDDIDVGIVSVVSANARATLAELSAAVGLSVSAVQTRLRRLEARGVITGYRAQVDAEAVGKPLSAFVEITPLDPGQPDDAPERLEHLAEIEACHSIAGDASYILFVRVESPRHLEALIRDIRAAAQVNTRTTVVLQTFYENRPIRVPRGTVDG is encoded by the coding sequence ATGACCGGAGGCGAAGCGCACGGCCCGGGAACCCGCCTCGACGACGACATCGACGTCGGCATCGTCTCGGTCGTGAGCGCCAACGCCCGCGCGACGCTGGCCGAGCTGTCCGCCGCGGTCGGCCTTTCGGTGTCGGCGGTGCAGACCCGCCTGCGGCGCCTGGAGGCGCGTGGCGTCATCACCGGGTATCGGGCGCAGGTCGACGCCGAAGCGGTCGGCAAGCCCCTCTCGGCGTTCGTGGAGATCACCCCGCTCGACCCCGGTCAGCCCGACGACGCCCCCGAGCGACTGGAGCACCTCGCCGAGATCGAGGCCTGCCATTCCATCGCCGGCGACGCCAGCTACATCCTCTTCGTCCGCGTCGAGAGCCCGCGCCATCTCGAGGCGCTGATCCGCGACATCCGTGCCGCCGCCCAGGTGAACACCCGCACCACCGTCGTGCTGCAGACCTTCTACGAGAACCGGCCGATCCGGGTGCCGCGGGGTACGGTCGACGGATGA
- a CDS encoding CoA-acylating methylmalonate-semialdehyde dehydrogenase, producing MTDTTTLEQTTPSATAILDHWVGGAPWAGAGDRTGPVYNPALGAVQKEVRFATADDVDHVVQVASAAAAEWKNASIAKRQQVMFAFRELVNQRKDELAAILTSEHGKVISDAQGEIARGLEVVEFACGLGHLTKGAYSENVSTGIDVYTLRQPLGVVGIISPFNFPAMVPMWFFAIALAAGNAVVLKPSEKDPTAANWMAERLTEAGLPDGVLNVVHGDKVAVDALLEHPEVRAISFVGSTPIARYVYETGTRHGKRVQALGGAKNHMLVLPDADLDLAADAAVNAGFGSAGERCMAISVVLAVDAVADALVAKISERMATLRTGDGTRGCDMGPVITAAHRDKVSSYVDVAAGDGADVVVDGRGIEVDGDPNGFWVGPTLIDRVPTSSAAYRDEIFGPVLSVVRVDGYEEGLELINSGAFGNGTAIFTNDGGAARRFQHEVQVGMIGVNVPIPVPVAYHSFGGWKASLFGDAKAYGPHGFDFFTQEKAVTSRWLDPSHGGINLGFPQHS from the coding sequence ATGACCGACACCACGACTCTGGAGCAGACGACGCCGTCCGCGACCGCGATCCTCGATCACTGGGTGGGAGGCGCCCCCTGGGCGGGAGCGGGCGACCGCACCGGCCCGGTGTACAACCCCGCGCTCGGCGCGGTGCAGAAGGAGGTGCGCTTCGCCACCGCCGACGACGTCGACCACGTCGTCCAGGTCGCCTCGGCTGCCGCAGCGGAGTGGAAGAACGCCAGCATCGCCAAACGGCAGCAGGTGATGTTCGCCTTCCGCGAGCTGGTCAATCAGCGCAAGGACGAGCTCGCCGCGATCCTCACCTCCGAGCACGGCAAGGTGATCTCCGACGCGCAGGGCGAGATCGCGCGCGGCCTCGAGGTCGTGGAGTTCGCGTGCGGCCTGGGTCACCTGACCAAGGGCGCGTACTCCGAGAACGTCTCGACCGGCATCGACGTGTACACCCTGCGTCAGCCCCTCGGCGTCGTCGGGATCATCAGCCCGTTCAACTTCCCCGCGATGGTGCCGATGTGGTTCTTCGCGATCGCCCTCGCAGCGGGGAACGCCGTGGTGCTCAAGCCCAGCGAGAAGGACCCGACGGCGGCGAACTGGATGGCCGAGCGCCTCACCGAGGCGGGCCTGCCCGACGGCGTGCTCAACGTCGTCCACGGCGACAAGGTGGCCGTGGACGCCCTGCTCGAACACCCCGAGGTCCGCGCGATCTCGTTCGTCGGGTCCACCCCGATCGCCCGTTACGTCTACGAGACCGGAACCCGCCACGGCAAGCGCGTGCAGGCCCTCGGCGGGGCGAAGAACCACATGCTGGTCCTCCCCGACGCCGACCTCGACCTCGCCGCCGATGCAGCGGTGAACGCCGGCTTCGGATCGGCGGGCGAGCGGTGCATGGCGATCTCGGTCGTCCTCGCCGTCGACGCCGTCGCCGACGCGCTGGTGGCGAAGATCTCGGAGCGGATGGCGACGCTGCGCACCGGCGACGGCACGCGCGGCTGCGACATGGGTCCGGTGATCACCGCCGCGCACCGCGACAAGGTCTCGTCGTACGTCGACGTCGCCGCCGGGGACGGCGCGGACGTCGTGGTCGACGGACGCGGCATCGAGGTCGACGGCGACCCCAACGGATTCTGGGTCGGACCGACCCTCATCGACAGGGTGCCCACCTCCTCGGCGGCGTACCGCGACGAGATCTTCGGACCGGTGCTCTCGGTCGTGCGCGTGGACGGCTACGAGGAGGGACTGGAGCTGATCAACTCCGGCGCCTTCGGCAACGGCACCGCGATCTTCACCAACGACGGGGGCGCAGCCCGGCGGTTCCAGCACGAGGTGCAGGTGGGGATGATCGGCGTGAACGTGCCGATCCCGGTGCCGGTCGCCTACCACTCCTTCGGCGGGTGGAAGGCGTCGCTGTTCGGCGACGCCAAGGCGTACGGCCCGCACGGGTTCGACTTCTTCACGCAGGAGAAGGCGGTGACGAGCCGGTGGCTCGACCCGTCGCACGGGGGCATCAACCTGGGCTTCCCCCAGCACTCCTGA
- a CDS encoding diacylglycerol/lipid kinase family protein yields the protein MTTDGSGLLILRNSRSGTAVIRTDPAELFAERLPAARVHELDEGEDLADVVDAAFAGGDAPTALGIYGGDGSVSRMAGLARQHGVPLLVMPGGTFNHFARSAGLEDVEIAVEAFLAGDTVEVSAMEVREGEGESVLALNAASVGAYPELIEERDKRRRRLGKWLGGIVAAWRTMRTAEPLVVIRDGRRARVWSVFVGVGTNDPKRVATMQRENLEDPVLDIRIHHARGTRLRAIASLAFGKRTAAVLRAVRLMPAERDVERLLETGFEMTVRPGPGHPEVWVHDGELEEPRGEEFTLRFTAVAAALTVFAPRPD from the coding sequence ATGACGACCGACGGTTCGGGCCTGCTCATCCTCCGCAACAGCCGGTCGGGGACAGCGGTGATCCGCACCGACCCCGCCGAGCTGTTCGCCGAGCGCCTTCCCGCGGCGCGCGTGCACGAGTTGGACGAGGGTGAGGATCTGGCGGATGTCGTCGACGCGGCGTTCGCGGGAGGCGACGCGCCGACGGCGCTCGGCATCTACGGCGGAGACGGATCGGTCTCGCGCATGGCGGGCCTGGCTCGGCAGCACGGCGTCCCGCTGCTGGTGATGCCGGGGGGCACCTTCAACCACTTCGCCCGGTCGGCAGGCCTCGAGGACGTCGAGATCGCGGTCGAGGCGTTTCTCGCGGGTGACACCGTCGAGGTGAGCGCGATGGAGGTCCGCGAAGGCGAGGGGGAATCGGTGCTCGCCCTCAACGCCGCGTCGGTCGGCGCCTATCCCGAGCTGATCGAGGAGCGCGACAAACGGCGTCGGCGGCTCGGGAAGTGGCTCGGCGGCATCGTCGCCGCGTGGCGGACGATGCGCACCGCCGAGCCGCTCGTGGTCATCCGCGACGGCCGGCGCGCGCGCGTCTGGTCGGTCTTCGTCGGCGTGGGAACGAACGACCCGAAGCGGGTCGCGACGATGCAGCGCGAGAACCTCGAGGATCCCGTCCTCGACATCCGCATCCATCACGCCCGCGGCACGCGTCTCCGCGCGATCGCCTCGCTCGCCTTCGGCAAGCGGACGGCGGCGGTCCTGCGCGCGGTGCGGCTCATGCCCGCCGAGCGCGACGTCGAACGCCTCCTCGAGACCGGATTCGAGATGACCGTGCGGCCGGGGCCGGGCCACCCCGAGGTGTGGGTGCACGACGGCGAGCTGGAGGAGCCGCGCGGCGAGGAGTTCACGCTGCGCTTCACCGCGGTCGCCGCCGCGCTGACGGTCTTCGCACCGCGCCCCGACTGA